From the genome of Amia ocellicauda isolate fAmiCal2 chromosome 14, fAmiCal2.hap1, whole genome shotgun sequence, one region includes:
- the LOC136767812 gene encoding uncharacterized protein LOC136767812, which produces MRPVMVCDVCLSSFPQSRGASSAAELFRCSLCSGFVAPPMMQCRAGHLLCAPCRKSWRCRWSCPTCRGLLKPPMRNTALEQVASTIGLSSESCSADITTAISTHGEELAALFVCPVCFEYVQPPMLQCRAGHLLCNECRPRVSSCPCCRKPLAPKCRNVAMETLAAMVPFPSEPDALGDDFIAAFGGAQTAEQLPAPSTHDQVVREPRFLSYLRHSGLDDGRSSDPRDVVLLLLSCVLWQLCPLCDADREQLHRWVSLESQLVEQALRLVEGSPDRDDIYLRLREGPTPHSHTKPLYDVVTPALRELRRLLPLDLSLDALSESQDLQLSMASVVVRNLLRYGNPYGGRRVRHLVALRHLRHGQDALPSTSSSVPRVAQAPAPAEGVDAGLHHGLVPELHSPECEGPQEHRGARERQASAQTAPSDVGDRRVPLPVELEPLSASLPSLMPARALEPSNTEASTTAANPSRWQRVRSIFAWLPAAVSQLRWVRGVRA; this is translated from the exons ATGAGGCCAGTGATGGTGTGTGACGTGTGTCTGTCCTCCTTCCCGCAGAGCCGCGGTGCCTCTTCCGCCGCGGAGCTGTTCCGCTGCTCGCTGTGCTCGGGCTTCGTCGCGCCGCCCATGATGCAGTGCCGGGCCGGGCATCTCCTGTGCGCACCCTGCCGCAAGAGCTGGAGATGCCGCTGGAGCTGCCCCACCTGCCGCGGCCTGCTGAAGCCGCCGATGCGCAACACGGCCCTGGAGCAGGTGGCGTCCACGATCGGCCTTTCCTCCGAG TCCTGTAGTGCTGACATCACCACCGCCATATCCACCCACGGGGAAGAGCTGGCGGCCCTGTTCGTGTGTCCGGTGTGTTTCGAGTACGTGCAGCCGCCCATGCTGCAGTGCCGGGCCGGACACCTGCTCTGCAATGAGTGCCGGCCGAGGGTGAGCAGCTGCCCGTGCTGCCGCAAGCCACTGGCGCCAAAGTGCAGGAACGTGGCCATGGAGACGCTGGCCGCCATGGTGCCGTTCCCCTCCGAG CCTGATGCCCTGGGAGACGACTTCATTGCAGCTTTTGGAGGGGCTCAGACCGCAGAGcagctcccggctcccagcacACATGATCAGGTGGTCCGGGAGCCGCGGTTCCTCTCCTACCTGCGGCACTCTGGACTTGATGACGGACGCAGCTCTGACCCTCGCGACGTGGTCCTGCTGCTCCTGAGCTGCGTACTGTGGCAGCTGTGCCCCCTGTGCGATGCAGACCGGGAGCAGCTCCACAGGTGGGTATCGCTGGAGAGCCAGCTGGTGGAGCAGGCGCTGCGTCTGGTGGAGGGGTCGCCGGACCGCGACGACATCTACCTGAGGCTGAGGGAGGGGCCGACCCCCCACTCTCACACCAAACCCTTGTATGATGTTGTCACTCCTGCTCTGCGGGAGCTGCGGCGGCTTCTTCCCCTGGACCTCAGTCTGGATGCCCTATCTGAGAGCCAGGACCTACAGCTAAGCATGGCCAGCGTGGTGGTGCGGAACCTGCTGCGCTACGGCAACCCCTATGGGGGCAGACGGGTGCGTCACCTTGTGGCGCTGCGGCATCTTCGTCACGGCCAGGATGCCCtcccctccacctcctccaGTGTGCCGCGTGTGGCCCAGGCCCCGGCCCCAGCGGAGGGTGTGGACGCCGGGTTGCACCACGGACTCGTTCCAGAGCTGCACAGCCCTGAGTGCGAAGGCCCACAGGAGCACAGAGGCGCCAGGGAGCGGCAGGCCAGCGCCCAGACAGCACCCAGTGATGTCGGGGACAGGAGGGTGCCTCTGCCTGTGGAGCTGGAGCCACTGAGCGCCAGTCTGCCCTCCCTCATGCCTGCCAGGGCCCTGGAGCCGAGCAACACGGAGGCGTCCACCACGGCCGCAAACCCGTCCAGGTGGCAGAGGGTCCGCAGCATCTTCGCTTGGCTCCCGGCCGCCGTCTCCCAGCTGCGCTGGGTGAGGGGGGTGAGGGCGTGA
- the LOC136767814 gene encoding uncharacterized protein LOC136767814 — translation MRPVMVCDVCLSSFPQSRGASSAAELFRCSLCSGFVAPPMMQCRAGHLLCAPCRKSWRCRWSCPTCRGLLKPPMRNTALEQVASTIGLSSESCSADITTAISTHGEELAALFVCPVCFEYVQPPMLQCRAGHLLCNECRPRVSSCPCCRKPLAPKCRNVAMETLAAMVPFPSEPDALGDDFIAAFGGAQTAEQLPAPSTDDQVVREPRFLSYLRHSGLDDGRSSDPRDVVLLLLSCVLWQLCPLCDADREQLHRWVSLESQLVEQALRLVEGSPDRDDIYLRLREGPTPHSHTKPLYDVVTPALRELRRLLPLDLSLDALSESQDLQLSMASVVVRNLLRYGNPYGGRRVRHLVALRHLRHGQDALPSTSSSVPRVAQAPAPAEGVDAGLLHGLVPELHSPECEGPQEHRGARERQASAQTAPSDVGDRRAPLPVELEPLSASLPSLMPARALEPSNTEASTTAANPSRWQRVRSIFAWLPAAVSQLRWVRGVRA, via the exons ATGAGGCCAGTGATGGTGTGTGACGTGTGTCTGTCCTCCTTCCCGCAGAGCCGCGGTGCCTCTTCCGCCGCGGAGCTGTTCCGCTGCTCGCTGTGCTCGGGCTTCGTCGCGCCGCCCATGATGCAGTGCCGGGCCGGGCATCTCCTGTGCGCACCCTGCCGCAAGAGCTGGAGATGCCGCTGGAGCTGCCCCACCTGCCGCGGCCTGCTGAAGCCGCCGATGCGCAACACGGCCCTGGAGCAGGTGGCGTCCACGATCGGCCTTTCCTCCGAG TCCTGTAGTGCTGACATCACCACCGCCATATCCACCCACGGGGAAGAGCTGGCGGCCCTGTTCGTGTGTCCGGTGTGTTTCGAGTACGTGCAGCCGCCCATGCTGCAGTGCCGGGCCGGACACCTGCTCTGCAATGAGTGCCGGCCGAGGGTGAGCAGCTGCCCGTGCTGCCGCAAGCCGCTGGCGCCGAAGTGCAGGAACGTGGCCATGGAGACGCTGGCCGCCATGGTGCCGTTCCCCTCCGAG CCTGACGCCCTGGGAGACGACTTCATTGCAGCTTTTGGAGGGGCTCAGACCGCAGAGcagctcccggctcccagcacAGATGATCAGGTGGTCCGGGAGCCGCGGTTCCTCTCCTACCTGCGGCACTCTGGACTTGATGACGGACGCAGCTCTGACCCTCGCGACGTGGTCCTGCTGCTCCTGAGCTGCGTACTGTGGCAGCTGTGCCCCCTGTGCGATGCAGACCGGGAGCAGCTCCACAGGTGGGTATCGCTGGAGAGCCAGCTGGTGGAGCAGGCGCTGCGTCTGGTGGAGGGGTCGCCGGACCGCGACGACATCTACCTGAGGCTGAGGGAGGGGCCGACCCCCCACTCTCACACCAAACCCTTGTATGATGTTGTCACTCCTGCTCTGCGGGAGCTGCGGCGGCTTCTTCCCCTGGATCTCAGTCTGGATGCCCTATCTGAGAGCCAGGACCTACAGCTAAGCATGGCCAGCGTGGTGGTGCGGAACCTGCTGCGCTACGGCAACCCCTATGGGGGCAGACGGGTGCGTCACCTTGTGGCGCTGCGGCATCTTCGTCACGGCCAGGATGCCCtcccctccacctcctccaGTGTGCCGCGTGTGGCCCAGGCCCCGGCCCCAGCGGAGGGTGTGGACGCCGGGTTGCTCCACGGACTCGTTCCAGAGCTGCACAGCCCTGAGTGCGAAGGCCCACAGGAGCACAGAGGCGCCAGGGAGCGGCAGGCCAGCGCCCAGACAGCACCCAGTGATGTCGGGGACAGGAGGGCGCCTCTGCCTGTGGAGCTGGAGCCACTGAGCGCCAGTCTGCCCTCCCTCATGCCTGCCAGGGCCCTGGAGCCGAGCAACACGGAGGCGTCCACCACGGCCGCAAACCCGTCCAGGTGGCAGAGGGTCCGCAGCATCTTCGCTTGGCTCCCGGCCGCCGTCTCCCAGCTGCGCTGGGTGAGGGGGGTGAGGGCGTGA